A single genomic interval of Anser cygnoides isolate HZ-2024a breed goose chromosome 7, Taihu_goose_T2T_genome, whole genome shotgun sequence harbors:
- the SLC35G1 gene encoding solute carrier family 35 member G1 isoform X2: MERKLSCSNRCRTGRAGLQTVLYGTAEIKGTKKKAACPGLGLFYTLLSAFLFSVASLFLKKIEDVHSVEVSAFRCIFQMAFVLPGLIYYKTGFLGPKGKRIFLFFRGLLGSSAMILLYYAFQVMPLADATVITFSSPVFTSLLAWIFLKEKYSIWDLLFTLFTITGVVLIARPPFLFGSNVMGIEGSYTDHLKGTIAAIASTVSSASTFVILRKVGKSVHYFLSIWYYAVIGFIGCVIALFVMNEWRLPYCGKDRVFLILIGLLGLGGQIFLTKALQIEKAGPVAIMKTMDVVFAFILQILFLNHLPTWWTVGGALCVVASSSGTAIRKWRQSSKKAKQNEI, translated from the exons ATGGAAAGAAAGCTGAGCTGTTCAAATCGGTGCAGGACTGGGCGAGCAGGGCTTCAAACCGTGCTGTACGGAACGGCTGAAATAAAAG gaacaaagaagaaagctgcCTGTCCAGGACTGGGTCTCTTTTATACCTTACTGTCTGCCTTCCTTTTCTCAGTGGCCTCTTTATTCCTTAAAAAGATAGAAGATGTACATTCAGTGGAAGTGAGTGCATTTCGATGCATTTTCCAAATGGCATTTGTTCTTCCTGGTTTAATATACTACAA aaCAGGGTTTTTGGGACCAAAAGGtaaaagaatttttcttttcttccgaGGACTCCTTGGCTCTAGTGCAATGATTCTTCTCTACTATGCTTTCCAAGTAATGCCTCTAGCTGATGCCACAGTTATAACTTTTAGCAGTCCTGTTTTTACATCGTTGCTGGCATGGATCTTTCTCAAagagaaatacagtatttgGGATCTTCTGTTTACCCTCTTCACAATCACTGGAGTGGTTCTTATTGCCAGACCACCATTTCTGTTTGGGTCGAACGTTATGGGGATTGAAGGAAGTTACACAGATCATCTTAAAGGAACTATTGCAGCAATTGCAAGCACAGTGTCATCAGCTTCAACTTTTGTTATACTCAGAAAGGTGGGAAAATCTGTGCATTATTTTTTGTCAATTTGGTATTATGCAGTCATTGGTTTCATTGGATGTGTTATAGCACTGTTTGTTATGAATGAATGGCGTTTACCATATTGTGGTAAAGACAGAGTTTTTCTAATATTGATAGGCTTATTAGGATTAGGGGGTCAGATATTTCTCACAAAAGCATTACAGATAGAGAAAGCTGGACCTGTAGCCATAATGAAAACAATGGATGtggtatttgcttttattttacagattcTTTTTCTCAATCATCTACCAACTTGGTGGACTGTGGGTGGTGCTCTTTGCGTAGTAGCTAGTAGTTCTGGAACTGCCATTCGTAAGTGGCGGCAAAGCTcaaaaaaagctaaacaaaatgaaatctaa
- the SLC35G1 gene encoding solute carrier family 35 member G1 isoform X1: MRTKPGACRLARSRRHRAQPGVLMVLSQAGEVAAVPAGTDKELEAPPGLEDDAGTGQPCLHPAPGTEAAGAEERRVCGCCSGSPWPRCCEAPGTKKKAACPGLGLFYTLLSAFLFSVASLFLKKIEDVHSVEVSAFRCIFQMAFVLPGLIYYKTGFLGPKGKRIFLFFRGLLGSSAMILLYYAFQVMPLADATVITFSSPVFTSLLAWIFLKEKYSIWDLLFTLFTITGVVLIARPPFLFGSNVMGIEGSYTDHLKGTIAAIASTVSSASTFVILRKVGKSVHYFLSIWYYAVIGFIGCVIALFVMNEWRLPYCGKDRVFLILIGLLGLGGQIFLTKALQIEKAGPVAIMKTMDVVFAFILQILFLNHLPTWWTVGGALCVVASSSGTAIRKWRQSSKKAKQNEI, translated from the exons ATGCGCACCAAGCCAGGTGCCTGCCGGCTTGCGAGGAGCCGGCGGCATCGCGCGCAGCCCGGCGTCCTCATGGTGCTGTCTCAGGCTGGCGAGGTTGCTGCTGTCCCGGCTGGGACAGACAAGGAGCTGGAGGCGCCGCCGGGGCTGGAGGACGATgcgggcacggggcagccctgcctgcacccggCACCCGGCACGGAGGCGGCGGGCGCCGAAGAGCGCCGCGTTTGCGGCTGCTGCTCGGGCTCGCCCTGGCCGCGCTGCTGCGAGGCACCCG gaacaaagaagaaagctgcCTGTCCAGGACTGGGTCTCTTTTATACCTTACTGTCTGCCTTCCTTTTCTCAGTGGCCTCTTTATTCCTTAAAAAGATAGAAGATGTACATTCAGTGGAAGTGAGTGCATTTCGATGCATTTTCCAAATGGCATTTGTTCTTCCTGGTTTAATATACTACAA aaCAGGGTTTTTGGGACCAAAAGGtaaaagaatttttcttttcttccgaGGACTCCTTGGCTCTAGTGCAATGATTCTTCTCTACTATGCTTTCCAAGTAATGCCTCTAGCTGATGCCACAGTTATAACTTTTAGCAGTCCTGTTTTTACATCGTTGCTGGCATGGATCTTTCTCAAagagaaatacagtatttgGGATCTTCTGTTTACCCTCTTCACAATCACTGGAGTGGTTCTTATTGCCAGACCACCATTTCTGTTTGGGTCGAACGTTATGGGGATTGAAGGAAGTTACACAGATCATCTTAAAGGAACTATTGCAGCAATTGCAAGCACAGTGTCATCAGCTTCAACTTTTGTTATACTCAGAAAGGTGGGAAAATCTGTGCATTATTTTTTGTCAATTTGGTATTATGCAGTCATTGGTTTCATTGGATGTGTTATAGCACTGTTTGTTATGAATGAATGGCGTTTACCATATTGTGGTAAAGACAGAGTTTTTCTAATATTGATAGGCTTATTAGGATTAGGGGGTCAGATATTTCTCACAAAAGCATTACAGATAGAGAAAGCTGGACCTGTAGCCATAATGAAAACAATGGATGtggtatttgcttttattttacagattcTTTTTCTCAATCATCTACCAACTTGGTGGACTGTGGGTGGTGCTCTTTGCGTAGTAGCTAGTAGTTCTGGAACTGCCATTCGTAAGTGGCGGCAAAGCTcaaaaaaagctaaacaaaatgaaatctaa